The following coding sequences are from one Acipenser ruthenus chromosome 7, fAciRut3.2 maternal haplotype, whole genome shotgun sequence window:
- the LOC117415304 gene encoding dual specificity tyrosine-phosphorylation-regulated kinase 4-like isoform X4, whose amino-acid sequence MLPEINNKSSRPDAFSRQHRLPPNDSNRLGSNKAYPQLGPNVGTLPQLEPPAKQTVLTNAKPHHQLDIILPQIGSKVMPNVQQEERHRGLQHPIRLNPTENLADSSSYCPSNKQEKHKTIEGHRLPITPAEALKHFRNRLTQYEQEEIMDYSELWFLGLDSNKIEGVHGGQHNCGYDDEHGSYLKVLHDHIGYRFEVLEVIGKGSFGHVVKCLDHNTNELVAVKIIRNKKRFHHQALVEVKILDALRRKDKENSHNVIHMKEYFHFRNHLCISFELLGLNLYELIKKNNFQGFSLPLIRRFTCSLLKCLQMLHRENIIHCDLKPENILLAHKGQGTIKVVDFGSSCYEQQRVYTYIQSRFYRSPEVILGHTYSMAIDMWSLGCILAELYTGSPLFPGENEVEQMACIMEVLGLPPTEFIQTASRKRLFFDSKGSPRNVTNSKGKKRCPNSKDLASVLKTNDALFLDFLRGCLMWDPAQRMTPDEAMQHEWIQEARLHKTRPKTRSVRKCIEGIPVIDSNMEQSCKKTTNSKTADKGYEKSCDRAEVSGNVEETLERLRPIGASAEEEVWEDTAKHKTEKPIKITLKPEPVEHRQHPGSQNRTQTQAHMK is encoded by the exons ATGCtaccagaaataaataacaag TCCTCTCGACCCGATGCCTTCAGTCGGCAACACAGACTTCCGCCGAACGACTCAAATCGACTTGGCTCCAACAAAGCATACCCACAg CTGGGTCCCAATGTCGGCACCCTACCCCAGCTGGAGCCCCCTGCCAAGCAAACCGTGTTAACGAATGCCAAACCTCATCATCAGCTTGACATAATCCTGCCTCAGATAGGCAGCAAGGTCATGCCAAATGTGCAGCAG GAGGAGAGGCACAGAGGCTTGCAGCACCCGATAAGATTGAACCCAACGGAGAACCTGGCAGACTCCAGCAGCTACTGCCCTTCAAACAAGCAGGAAAAGCACAAGACAATTGAAGGTCACAGGCTGCCTATCACACCTGCAG AAGCGCTGAAGCATTTTCGAAACCGGCTCACACAGTACGAGCAGGAAGAGATAATGGACTACTCTGAGCTGTGGTTTCTCGGGCTGGATTCCAACAAGATTGAGGGGGTTCACGGAGGGCAGCATAACTGTGGGTACGATGACGAGCATGGCAGTTATCTcaag GTGCTACACGACCATATTGGATACCGCTTTGAAGTGCTGGAAGTAATTGGGAAAGGCTCATTCGGACATGTTGTGAAATGCTTGGACCATAATACCAACGAGCTTGTTGCTGTGAAAATAATTCGGAACAAAAAGAG ATTCCACCACCAAGCCTTGGTAGAAGTGAAAATACTTGATGCCCTCCGGAGGAAAGACAAAGAAAACAGCCACAATGTTATACACATGAAGGAATACTTCCACTTCCGTAATCATCTCTGCATTTCCTTTGAGCTTTTAGG ACTGAACCTGTACGAACTCATTAAGAAGAACAACTTCCAAGGATTTAGCCTGCCGCTCATTCGCCGCTTCACCTGTTCGCTACTGAAGTGCTTGCAGATGCTCCACAGAGAAAACATCATCCACTGTGACCTTAAACCT GAGAATATTCTACTAGCCCATAAAGGGCAAGGGACTATCAAAGTGGTTGACTTTGGATCAAGCTGCTATGAGCAACAAAGAG TGTACACCTACATCCAGAGCAGATTCTATCGCTCTCCAGAAGTGATCCTGGGCCACACGTACAGCATGGCGATCGACATGTGGAGCCTGGGATGCATTCTGGCTGAGCTTTACACAGGCAGCCCTCTCTTTCCAGGGGAGAACGAGGTGGAGCAGATGGCTTGCATCATGGAG GTGTTAGGACTGCCACCCACTGAGTTTATACAGACAGCGTCTAGGAAACGGTTATTTTTTG ATTCCAAGGGATCGCCTCGAAATGTTACAAACagtaaggggaaaaaaagatgtCCCAATTCAAAGGATCTTGCCAGTGTGCTGAAAACCAATGATGCTCTATTTCTGGATTTCCTAAGAGGCTGTCTAAT GTGGGATCCTGCACAGCGCATGACTCCGGATGAGGCCATGCAGCACGAGTGGATCCAGGAGGCACGGTTACACAAGACCCGCCCCAAAACACGCTCTGTGAGGAAGTGCATCGAGGGCATCCCTGTCATAGACAGCAACATGGAACAAAGCTGCAAGAAGACTACGAACAGCAAAACAG CTGACAAGGGGTATGAAAAGAGTTGTGACAGAGCTGAAGTTTCTGGAAATGTGGAAGAAACCTTGGAGAGACTGCGACCGATCGGAGCCTCTGCAGAGGAGGAGGTGTGGGAGGACACGGCCAAACACAAAACAGAGAAACCCATCAAAATCACCCTCAAACCCGAGCCAGTGGAGCACAGACAACACCCCGGCTCTCAGAACCGGACACAGACCCAAGCCCATATGAAATAA
- the LOC117415304 gene encoding dual specificity tyrosine-phosphorylation-regulated kinase 4-like isoform X3 produces the protein MLPEINNKSSRPDAFSRQHRLPPNDSNRLGSNKAYPQKLGPNVGTLPQLEPPAKQTVLTNAKPHHQLDIILPQIGSKVMPNVQQEERHRGLQHPIRLNPTENLADSSSYCPSNKQEKHKTIEGHRLPITPAEALKHFRNRLTQYEQEEIMDYSELWFLGLDSNKIEGVHGGQHNCGYDDEHGSYLKVLHDHIGYRFEVLEVIGKGSFGHVVKCLDHNTNELVAVKIIRNKKRFHHQALVEVKILDALRRKDKENSHNVIHMKEYFHFRNHLCISFELLGLNLYELIKKNNFQGFSLPLIRRFTCSLLKCLQMLHRENIIHCDLKPENILLAHKGQGTIKVVDFGSSCYEQQRVYTYIQSRFYRSPEVILGHTYSMAIDMWSLGCILAELYTGSPLFPGENEVEQMACIMEVLGLPPTEFIQTASRKRLFFDSKGSPRNVTNSKGKKRCPNSKDLASVLKTNDALFLDFLRGCLMWDPAQRMTPDEAMQHEWIQEARLHKTRPKTRSVRKCIEGIPVIDSNMEQSCKKTTNSKTADKGYEKSCDRAEVSGNVEETLERLRPIGASAEEEVWEDTAKHKTEKPIKITLKPEPVEHRQHPGSQNRTQTQAHMK, from the exons ATGCtaccagaaataaataacaag TCCTCTCGACCCGATGCCTTCAGTCGGCAACACAGACTTCCGCCGAACGACTCAAATCGACTTGGCTCCAACAAAGCATACCCACAg aAGCTGGGTCCCAATGTCGGCACCCTACCCCAGCTGGAGCCCCCTGCCAAGCAAACCGTGTTAACGAATGCCAAACCTCATCATCAGCTTGACATAATCCTGCCTCAGATAGGCAGCAAGGTCATGCCAAATGTGCAGCAG GAGGAGAGGCACAGAGGCTTGCAGCACCCGATAAGATTGAACCCAACGGAGAACCTGGCAGACTCCAGCAGCTACTGCCCTTCAAACAAGCAGGAAAAGCACAAGACAATTGAAGGTCACAGGCTGCCTATCACACCTGCAG AAGCGCTGAAGCATTTTCGAAACCGGCTCACACAGTACGAGCAGGAAGAGATAATGGACTACTCTGAGCTGTGGTTTCTCGGGCTGGATTCCAACAAGATTGAGGGGGTTCACGGAGGGCAGCATAACTGTGGGTACGATGACGAGCATGGCAGTTATCTcaag GTGCTACACGACCATATTGGATACCGCTTTGAAGTGCTGGAAGTAATTGGGAAAGGCTCATTCGGACATGTTGTGAAATGCTTGGACCATAATACCAACGAGCTTGTTGCTGTGAAAATAATTCGGAACAAAAAGAG ATTCCACCACCAAGCCTTGGTAGAAGTGAAAATACTTGATGCCCTCCGGAGGAAAGACAAAGAAAACAGCCACAATGTTATACACATGAAGGAATACTTCCACTTCCGTAATCATCTCTGCATTTCCTTTGAGCTTTTAGG ACTGAACCTGTACGAACTCATTAAGAAGAACAACTTCCAAGGATTTAGCCTGCCGCTCATTCGCCGCTTCACCTGTTCGCTACTGAAGTGCTTGCAGATGCTCCACAGAGAAAACATCATCCACTGTGACCTTAAACCT GAGAATATTCTACTAGCCCATAAAGGGCAAGGGACTATCAAAGTGGTTGACTTTGGATCAAGCTGCTATGAGCAACAAAGAG TGTACACCTACATCCAGAGCAGATTCTATCGCTCTCCAGAAGTGATCCTGGGCCACACGTACAGCATGGCGATCGACATGTGGAGCCTGGGATGCATTCTGGCTGAGCTTTACACAGGCAGCCCTCTCTTTCCAGGGGAGAACGAGGTGGAGCAGATGGCTTGCATCATGGAG GTGTTAGGACTGCCACCCACTGAGTTTATACAGACAGCGTCTAGGAAACGGTTATTTTTTG ATTCCAAGGGATCGCCTCGAAATGTTACAAACagtaaggggaaaaaaagatgtCCCAATTCAAAGGATCTTGCCAGTGTGCTGAAAACCAATGATGCTCTATTTCTGGATTTCCTAAGAGGCTGTCTAAT GTGGGATCCTGCACAGCGCATGACTCCGGATGAGGCCATGCAGCACGAGTGGATCCAGGAGGCACGGTTACACAAGACCCGCCCCAAAACACGCTCTGTGAGGAAGTGCATCGAGGGCATCCCTGTCATAGACAGCAACATGGAACAAAGCTGCAAGAAGACTACGAACAGCAAAACAG CTGACAAGGGGTATGAAAAGAGTTGTGACAGAGCTGAAGTTTCTGGAAATGTGGAAGAAACCTTGGAGAGACTGCGACCGATCGGAGCCTCTGCAGAGGAGGAGGTGTGGGAGGACACGGCCAAACACAAAACAGAGAAACCCATCAAAATCACCCTCAAACCCGAGCCAGTGGAGCACAGACAACACCCCGGCTCTCAGAACCGGACACAGACCCAAGCCCATATGAAATAA
- the LOC117415304 gene encoding dual specificity tyrosine-phosphorylation-regulated kinase 4-like isoform X2, giving the protein MMNQPVNALDRKKVIKAKLEKLRKDKTTVLPALVKTGRPQPLPVAQSSRPDAFSRQHRLPPNDSNRLGSNKAYPQLGPNVGTLPQLEPPAKQTVLTNAKPHHQLDIILPQIGSKVMPNVQQEERHRGLQHPIRLNPTENLADSSSYCPSNKQEKHKTIEGHRLPITPAEALKHFRNRLTQYEQEEIMDYSELWFLGLDSNKIEGVHGGQHNCGYDDEHGSYLKVLHDHIGYRFEVLEVIGKGSFGHVVKCLDHNTNELVAVKIIRNKKRFHHQALVEVKILDALRRKDKENSHNVIHMKEYFHFRNHLCISFELLGLNLYELIKKNNFQGFSLPLIRRFTCSLLKCLQMLHRENIIHCDLKPENILLAHKGQGTIKVVDFGSSCYEQQRVYTYIQSRFYRSPEVILGHTYSMAIDMWSLGCILAELYTGSPLFPGENEVEQMACIMEVLGLPPTEFIQTASRKRLFFDSKGSPRNVTNSKGKKRCPNSKDLASVLKTNDALFLDFLRGCLMWDPAQRMTPDEAMQHEWIQEARLHKTRPKTRSVRKCIEGIPVIDSNMEQSCKKTTNSKTADKGYEKSCDRAEVSGNVEETLERLRPIGASAEEEVWEDTAKHKTEKPIKITLKPEPVEHRQHPGSQNRTQTQAHMK; this is encoded by the exons TCCTCTCGACCCGATGCCTTCAGTCGGCAACACAGACTTCCGCCGAACGACTCAAATCGACTTGGCTCCAACAAAGCATACCCACAg CTGGGTCCCAATGTCGGCACCCTACCCCAGCTGGAGCCCCCTGCCAAGCAAACCGTGTTAACGAATGCCAAACCTCATCATCAGCTTGACATAATCCTGCCTCAGATAGGCAGCAAGGTCATGCCAAATGTGCAGCAG GAGGAGAGGCACAGAGGCTTGCAGCACCCGATAAGATTGAACCCAACGGAGAACCTGGCAGACTCCAGCAGCTACTGCCCTTCAAACAAGCAGGAAAAGCACAAGACAATTGAAGGTCACAGGCTGCCTATCACACCTGCAG AAGCGCTGAAGCATTTTCGAAACCGGCTCACACAGTACGAGCAGGAAGAGATAATGGACTACTCTGAGCTGTGGTTTCTCGGGCTGGATTCCAACAAGATTGAGGGGGTTCACGGAGGGCAGCATAACTGTGGGTACGATGACGAGCATGGCAGTTATCTcaag GTGCTACACGACCATATTGGATACCGCTTTGAAGTGCTGGAAGTAATTGGGAAAGGCTCATTCGGACATGTTGTGAAATGCTTGGACCATAATACCAACGAGCTTGTTGCTGTGAAAATAATTCGGAACAAAAAGAG ATTCCACCACCAAGCCTTGGTAGAAGTGAAAATACTTGATGCCCTCCGGAGGAAAGACAAAGAAAACAGCCACAATGTTATACACATGAAGGAATACTTCCACTTCCGTAATCATCTCTGCATTTCCTTTGAGCTTTTAGG ACTGAACCTGTACGAACTCATTAAGAAGAACAACTTCCAAGGATTTAGCCTGCCGCTCATTCGCCGCTTCACCTGTTCGCTACTGAAGTGCTTGCAGATGCTCCACAGAGAAAACATCATCCACTGTGACCTTAAACCT GAGAATATTCTACTAGCCCATAAAGGGCAAGGGACTATCAAAGTGGTTGACTTTGGATCAAGCTGCTATGAGCAACAAAGAG TGTACACCTACATCCAGAGCAGATTCTATCGCTCTCCAGAAGTGATCCTGGGCCACACGTACAGCATGGCGATCGACATGTGGAGCCTGGGATGCATTCTGGCTGAGCTTTACACAGGCAGCCCTCTCTTTCCAGGGGAGAACGAGGTGGAGCAGATGGCTTGCATCATGGAG GTGTTAGGACTGCCACCCACTGAGTTTATACAGACAGCGTCTAGGAAACGGTTATTTTTTG ATTCCAAGGGATCGCCTCGAAATGTTACAAACagtaaggggaaaaaaagatgtCCCAATTCAAAGGATCTTGCCAGTGTGCTGAAAACCAATGATGCTCTATTTCTGGATTTCCTAAGAGGCTGTCTAAT GTGGGATCCTGCACAGCGCATGACTCCGGATGAGGCCATGCAGCACGAGTGGATCCAGGAGGCACGGTTACACAAGACCCGCCCCAAAACACGCTCTGTGAGGAAGTGCATCGAGGGCATCCCTGTCATAGACAGCAACATGGAACAAAGCTGCAAGAAGACTACGAACAGCAAAACAG CTGACAAGGGGTATGAAAAGAGTTGTGACAGAGCTGAAGTTTCTGGAAATGTGGAAGAAACCTTGGAGAGACTGCGACCGATCGGAGCCTCTGCAGAGGAGGAGGTGTGGGAGGACACGGCCAAACACAAAACAGAGAAACCCATCAAAATCACCCTCAAACCCGAGCCAGTGGAGCACAGACAACACCCCGGCTCTCAGAACCGGACACAGACCCAAGCCCATATGAAATAA
- the LOC117415304 gene encoding dual specificity tyrosine-phosphorylation-regulated kinase 4-like isoform X1, translating to MMNQPVNALDRKKVIKAKLEKLRKDKTTVLPALVKTGRPQPLPVAQSSRPDAFSRQHRLPPNDSNRLGSNKAYPQKLGPNVGTLPQLEPPAKQTVLTNAKPHHQLDIILPQIGSKVMPNVQQEERHRGLQHPIRLNPTENLADSSSYCPSNKQEKHKTIEGHRLPITPAEALKHFRNRLTQYEQEEIMDYSELWFLGLDSNKIEGVHGGQHNCGYDDEHGSYLKVLHDHIGYRFEVLEVIGKGSFGHVVKCLDHNTNELVAVKIIRNKKRFHHQALVEVKILDALRRKDKENSHNVIHMKEYFHFRNHLCISFELLGLNLYELIKKNNFQGFSLPLIRRFTCSLLKCLQMLHRENIIHCDLKPENILLAHKGQGTIKVVDFGSSCYEQQRVYTYIQSRFYRSPEVILGHTYSMAIDMWSLGCILAELYTGSPLFPGENEVEQMACIMEVLGLPPTEFIQTASRKRLFFDSKGSPRNVTNSKGKKRCPNSKDLASVLKTNDALFLDFLRGCLMWDPAQRMTPDEAMQHEWIQEARLHKTRPKTRSVRKCIEGIPVIDSNMEQSCKKTTNSKTADKGYEKSCDRAEVSGNVEETLERLRPIGASAEEEVWEDTAKHKTEKPIKITLKPEPVEHRQHPGSQNRTQTQAHMK from the exons TCCTCTCGACCCGATGCCTTCAGTCGGCAACACAGACTTCCGCCGAACGACTCAAATCGACTTGGCTCCAACAAAGCATACCCACAg aAGCTGGGTCCCAATGTCGGCACCCTACCCCAGCTGGAGCCCCCTGCCAAGCAAACCGTGTTAACGAATGCCAAACCTCATCATCAGCTTGACATAATCCTGCCTCAGATAGGCAGCAAGGTCATGCCAAATGTGCAGCAG GAGGAGAGGCACAGAGGCTTGCAGCACCCGATAAGATTGAACCCAACGGAGAACCTGGCAGACTCCAGCAGCTACTGCCCTTCAAACAAGCAGGAAAAGCACAAGACAATTGAAGGTCACAGGCTGCCTATCACACCTGCAG AAGCGCTGAAGCATTTTCGAAACCGGCTCACACAGTACGAGCAGGAAGAGATAATGGACTACTCTGAGCTGTGGTTTCTCGGGCTGGATTCCAACAAGATTGAGGGGGTTCACGGAGGGCAGCATAACTGTGGGTACGATGACGAGCATGGCAGTTATCTcaag GTGCTACACGACCATATTGGATACCGCTTTGAAGTGCTGGAAGTAATTGGGAAAGGCTCATTCGGACATGTTGTGAAATGCTTGGACCATAATACCAACGAGCTTGTTGCTGTGAAAATAATTCGGAACAAAAAGAG ATTCCACCACCAAGCCTTGGTAGAAGTGAAAATACTTGATGCCCTCCGGAGGAAAGACAAAGAAAACAGCCACAATGTTATACACATGAAGGAATACTTCCACTTCCGTAATCATCTCTGCATTTCCTTTGAGCTTTTAGG ACTGAACCTGTACGAACTCATTAAGAAGAACAACTTCCAAGGATTTAGCCTGCCGCTCATTCGCCGCTTCACCTGTTCGCTACTGAAGTGCTTGCAGATGCTCCACAGAGAAAACATCATCCACTGTGACCTTAAACCT GAGAATATTCTACTAGCCCATAAAGGGCAAGGGACTATCAAAGTGGTTGACTTTGGATCAAGCTGCTATGAGCAACAAAGAG TGTACACCTACATCCAGAGCAGATTCTATCGCTCTCCAGAAGTGATCCTGGGCCACACGTACAGCATGGCGATCGACATGTGGAGCCTGGGATGCATTCTGGCTGAGCTTTACACAGGCAGCCCTCTCTTTCCAGGGGAGAACGAGGTGGAGCAGATGGCTTGCATCATGGAG GTGTTAGGACTGCCACCCACTGAGTTTATACAGACAGCGTCTAGGAAACGGTTATTTTTTG ATTCCAAGGGATCGCCTCGAAATGTTACAAACagtaaggggaaaaaaagatgtCCCAATTCAAAGGATCTTGCCAGTGTGCTGAAAACCAATGATGCTCTATTTCTGGATTTCCTAAGAGGCTGTCTAAT GTGGGATCCTGCACAGCGCATGACTCCGGATGAGGCCATGCAGCACGAGTGGATCCAGGAGGCACGGTTACACAAGACCCGCCCCAAAACACGCTCTGTGAGGAAGTGCATCGAGGGCATCCCTGTCATAGACAGCAACATGGAACAAAGCTGCAAGAAGACTACGAACAGCAAAACAG CTGACAAGGGGTATGAAAAGAGTTGTGACAGAGCTGAAGTTTCTGGAAATGTGGAAGAAACCTTGGAGAGACTGCGACCGATCGGAGCCTCTGCAGAGGAGGAGGTGTGGGAGGACACGGCCAAACACAAAACAGAGAAACCCATCAAAATCACCCTCAAACCCGAGCCAGTGGAGCACAGACAACACCCCGGCTCTCAGAACCGGACACAGACCCAAGCCCATATGAAATAA
- the LOC117414992 gene encoding NADH dehydrogenase [ubiquinone] 1 alpha subcomplex subunit 9, mitochondrial-like translates to MAAVVLRFRPVTVLPRISCAGSPSVTPAISVVIQQRKIHNAVTPRGKGGRSSFSGIAATVFGATGFLGRYVVNRLGRIGSQVVIPHRCDQYDVMYLRPMGDLGQIIFLDWDARDKDSISRALAHSNVVINLVGREWETSNYRFEDTYVNIPKEIARAAKEAGIEKFIHMSHLNADIRSSSKYLRTKAVGEEAVREEFPDAIIMKPSEIYGREDRFFNHFANMRWFGRAVPLIAMGKKTVKQPVYVVDVAKAIVNAIKDPDSNGKTYALVGPNRYLLHDLVEYLYAVAHRPFVPYPLPRSLYHLAARFFEMNPFEPWTTRDKVERFHITDMKYPSLPGLEDLGIVPTSVEQKAIEVLRRHRRYRWLEAELGETKPAKTVSL, encoded by the exons ATGGCGGCCGTGGTTCTTCGGTTCCGTCCTGTGACTGTCCTTCCTAGGATTTCCT GTGCAGGGTCCCCGTCAGTTACACCAGCAATTTCTGTTGTCATCCAACAGAGAAAGATCCACAATGCAGTTACCCCTCGTGGTAAAGGGGGGCGCTCTTCCTTTAGTGGTATAGCCGCAACAGTCTTTGGAGCCACTGGGTTCCTTGGCAGATACGTGGTTAATCGGCTTG GACGTATAGGCTCTCAGGTTGTGATCCCTCACCGCTGTGATCAGTATGATGTCATGTACCTCAGACCTATGGGCGATCTTGGACAGATCATTTTTCTG GATTGGGATGCAAGAGACAAGGACTCGATCAGCCGAGCTCTGGCTCACTCCAATGTTGTCATTAATCTTGTTGGAAGAGAGTGGGAGACGAG TAACTATCGCTTTGAGGACACTTATGTTAACATCCCAAAGGAAATTGCACGGGCTGCAAAAGAAGCTGGCATTGAAAAATTCATCCACATGTCCCATCTTAATGCTGACATTCGCAGTTCTTCCAAGTATTTGAGGACCAAG GCAGTCGGAGAGGAGGCTGTGAGAGAAGAATTTCCTGATGCCATTATAATGAAACCCTCAGAAATATATGGAAGAGAGGACCGATTCTTCAATCATTTTGCAA ATATGCGTTGGTTTGGAAGAGCCGTACCACTGATTGCTATGGGAAAGAAGACAGTGAAACAGCCTGTTTAT GTGGTGGATGTAGCCAAGGCCATTGTCAATGCAATAAAGGATCCAGACTCCAATGGAAAAACCTATGCTCTCGTCGG ACCCAACCGTTATCTCCTGCATGACCTGGTGGAGTACCTTTATGCTGTTGCCCACAGGCCTTTTGTTCCATATCCATTGCCACGATCTTTGTATCA TTTGGCTGCCAGGTTTTTTGAGATGAATCCCTTTGAGCCATGGACAACTCGTGACAAAGTGGAGAGG TTCCATATCACAGATATGAAATACCCATCCCTGCCCGGGTTAGAGGATCTTGGAATCGTTCCAACTTCAGTGGAACAGAAAGCTATTGAAGTACTACGCCGTCATCGCAGATACCGCTGGCTGGAAGCAGAACTGGGAGAGACCAAGCCAGCAAAAACTGTCAGCTTGTGA